In Leptolyngbya sp. O-77, the genomic window CGGCGGCTTCGATGTCGGCATCGTCAAATACGACAAACGGCGCTTTGCCGCCGAGTTCCAGGGTGACGCGCTTGATCATGGGGCTGGCCAGTTCCGCGATGCGCTTGCCGGTGCGGGTGCTGCCCGTAAAGCTGATCATGCCGATATCGGGGTGGGTGCAGATGGCTTCGCCGACCTCTACGCCGCCTGTGACGATGTTGATCAGTCCGGCGGGCAGTCCCGCTTCCAGGGCGATTTTGGCCAGTTCAATGGTGGTCGTGGGCGTGTTGGGGGCGGGCTTGAGGACGATCGCATTGCCAGCGGCGATCGCCGGAGCAATTTTCCACACCGCCATCATCAGCGGATAGTTCCACGGGGTGATCGCGCCTACCACGCCGATCGGCTCCCGCCGCAGCAGGCTGGTGTAGCCGCCGACGTATTCCCCAGCGGCCGCACCCTCTTGCCGCCGCACCACTGACGCAAAATAGCGAATATTGTCAATCGAGAAGGGAATATCGCCGTTGATCGTCAGCTTCAGCGCCTTGCCTGCATTTTTGCTTTCCAGGTGGGAGAGTTCTTCGCTTTTGGCTTCCAGCAGGTCGGCAAATTTCATCATGGCGGCGCAGCGCTCACCATAGGACAGCGCGGCCCAACCCGGTTGGGCGGCTTTGGCCGCTGCCACCGCCCGGTCTACGTCTGCGGCGGTGCCCATCGCCACGGTTGCAAAGGCTTCGCCCGTGGCGGGGTCAATCAAGTCCTGTCTGCCGCTGCCGACCAGCTCATTGCCAATCACCATCGGGTAGTGGATTAACTTTTCTGTCGTAGAAACCATAAAAACCTCGGTTCGGGGTAAAAATCCCACAAGCTTGTCAATTGCGTTGCGTTGGCCATCTTGCGCGATCGGGACAGGGCGCGATCGCCCCCTTGGTCGAGCAATCGCCCCATTGAATCCTTCCGCCAGCTTCGCCAATCTGTTCTGCCAATCTGTTCTGCCAATCTGTACAGATAAACGATTGCGACTCGCGGCGGAGTCTAGCTGTATACCACCCTAATATTTGTGGGCAAAAGTGGGGGGCGAACGTCATATTTTTTGAGGCGCTGATTTCATCCCAGAGCAGTTCCTTTGCTTGTGTTCTTTGAAGCAGGCTCCTGATTTCGTCCCGCGATAGAATGCGCTGACATCTTTGAACGTGCAGGAGCCGATCAAGCAGTATGGCAGCCAACCCTTCAAAAGCTGAATCCCAGCGGCTAGAGGCGGCAAACGCAAAAACCGCTGCCTGGAAAAAATGGGGCCCCTATCTCAGCGAGCGGCAGTGGGGCACGGTCCGCGAAGACTATAGCCAGACGGGCGATGCTTGGGGCTACTTTAGCCACGACCCGGCGCGATCGCGGGCCTATCGCTGGGGCGAAGACGGGCTGGGCGGCATTTCCGACGATGCACTACTTGCATAGCACCACTTGGGAGATATGAGATTACGGCTTGAGCTGGGTTGACTCGCCATTGAGATTGCGCTGGCTCACCTGCTCGACGAAAAACTCTTCGAGCGATCGCCGCGCCAGGTTCATCCCCACCAACTGCCCGCGCATTAGCTCCAGGCTGGCGATAAAGTCCTGCGGGTGGCCGTGCAAATGTCCCTGCCACAGTCCTTCTTTGAATTCCAGGTCGGGAATCCACTGCTGCAAAACGTTGGGCGTGCTGCCGCTGACTTTGACGAAATAGCGGTCGGCGGTGCCCAGCAGTTCTGTCAGCGTGCCGATGGCAATGAGTTCGCCCTGGCACAGGATGGCAATGCGATCGCACACCTTTTCCACATCCGACAAGACGTGGCTATTGAAAAAGATCGTCTTGCCCTGGTCTTTGAGCAGTTGGATAATCTCGCGGATCTGGTATCGGCCGAGCGGGTCTAGCCCAGACATCGGCTCATCTAAAAACACCACTTCGGGATTGTTGATCAGCGCTTGGGCCATGCCGACACGCTGCAACATGCCCTTGGAATATTGCCGGAGTTGCTTTTTCTCCGCAGCAGCCCGCGATAGCCCCACCAGGTCAATCAGTTCGGGAATACGCTTGCGCTGCACGTCGGCGGGAATCTGGAATAGCCCGGCGGCATATTGCAAAAACTCGCGCCCGGTCAGGTAGTCATAGAAATAGGGATTTTCCGGCAGATAGCCGACTCGCTGCTTGACGGCGCGATCGCCCAGCGGCTTGCCCAACAGCAGCCCGCGCCCTGCCGTAGGGCGAATAATGCCCAGCAAAATTTTCAGCAGCGTGGTTTTGCCTGCGCCATTTTGCCCCAGCAGCCCAAAGGTCTCCCCTTCGTAAATTTGTAGCGAACAGTCTTTGAGCGTGGAGATTTTTTGGTTGAGCCAGAAGCCTGTGCGATAGACCTTTCGCAGATGAGAAGTCAGCACCACGGCGGGGCGCTCGGCAGCGGATGAAGGTAAGGCGGGAGGAGGTGGGGACGAGTCCATTGGGAGAGCTGAAGCGCAAAATCCAGCAGAGGCTGTACACAATCTTAGAACAGGACAGGGCTTAAAGACGGCTGAAAGTGCTGATCTTTCGTATGCGCCTGGCGAAAAAATTTTGCCGGGTGGCTGTGCGTCTTCATGGAATTTGAGGCATTTTCCACAATTTTTGCGAAAAAGCTTGTAGCTTAAGCAGATTTAAATCCCTCCCTGGAGTATCTTGCAAACATCGACGCTACTGGCCAAGTCAACGTGGCGATGGATAGCGACCGATGGCGACGGAGGGCGATCGCCCTTATCTCCCTTCGAGTCTGCGGCTGATCTGCCCCTTGCTCATCTGCGGCTTGCGGAATAAGCAACAAACGACAAAGTCTATATTTTAATCTGCGACTTTTTTTCTGCCCGATCGGTGATTTCCCCCCGCCCTCTCCGACTTGCACTGCCCAGCCTCGCTCAACTTTGGAAGCAGGCTGCGGTTGCCCTGGCGTACTATGCTGCGGCTCAGTTTTCGATTGCCTATGCCACGCTGCCCGAAGCCGCTTCCACGCCCGTCTGGTTTGCAGGTGGTGTGGCGGTGGGGGCGATGCTGTCCTTTGGGGTAGAC contains:
- a CDS encoding aminobutyraldehyde dehydrogenase; this encodes MVSTTEKLIHYPMVIGNELVGSGRQDLIDPATGEAFATVAMGTAADVDRAVAAAKAAQPGWAALSYGERCAAMMKFADLLEAKSEELSHLESKNAGKALKLTINGDIPFSIDNIRYFASVVRRQEGAAAGEYVGGYTSLLRREPIGVVGAITPWNYPLMMAVWKIAPAIAAGNAIVLKPAPNTPTTTIELAKIALEAGLPAGLINIVTGGVEVGEAICTHPDIGMISFTGSTRTGKRIAELASPMIKRVTLELGGKAPFVVFDDADIEAAAHGAVVGAYVNSGQDCTAATRMYVHESVFDAFLARFTELSKQVKVGDPFAEGTDIGPLSSQAQLSKVKGYVEEAKQQGFEVITCGDVPDKGFYFPPTIIVDPPQTANCVCEEIFGPVAVVKRFSTEEEAIALANDTPYGLAASCWTLNVQRAMRMAKALQAGTVWINDHLPIASEMPHGGFKQSGFGKDMSHYALEEYTIVKHVVFDITGDQRKGWHFTTFGEA
- a CDS encoding ABC transporter ATP-binding protein, which produces MDSSPPPPALPSSAAERPAVVLTSHLRKVYRTGFWLNQKISTLKDCSLQIYEGETFGLLGQNGAGKTTLLKILLGIIRPTAGRGLLLGKPLGDRAVKQRVGYLPENPYFYDYLTGREFLQYAAGLFQIPADVQRKRIPELIDLVGLSRAAAEKKQLRQYSKGMLQRVGMAQALINNPEVVFLDEPMSGLDPLGRYQIREIIQLLKDQGKTIFFNSHVLSDVEKVCDRIAILCQGELIAIGTLTELLGTADRYFVKVSGSTPNVLQQWIPDLEFKEGLWQGHLHGHPQDFIASLELMRGQLVGMNLARRSLEEFFVEQVSQRNLNGESTQLKP